In the genome of Phycisphaerales bacterium, one region contains:
- a CDS encoding UvrB/UvrC motif-containing protein — translation MTLDLDDLITGWNCPTGELRARAVGGRDGARLLQLRVDLGVLQMFTAGRPDGERYQDSPTVRAYIARALQNRQRPAEEHWRALERELLQFNYRRMAFSAAAERALDEGREGKARRFMRGALGDIRTCLAILRLLGRCGRHDQDLHPSMRPTLLFDSARLRAQLRVVEGRYEEAVEVADTGAARLEQLLADLGYEHEQREGDAGLRYLRTMSLRLRHNYGITHTLREQLDEAIEREDFEEAARLRDELAQRAQRRPSSKRRRA, via the coding sequence TCGACCTCGACGATCTCATCACCGGTTGGAACTGCCCGACGGGCGAGCTGCGTGCCCGGGCGGTCGGCGGTCGGGACGGTGCGCGCCTGCTGCAATTGCGCGTTGACCTCGGCGTCCTGCAGATGTTCACTGCCGGACGACCTGACGGAGAGCGTTACCAAGATTCCCCCACGGTCCGGGCCTACATCGCGCGTGCCCTGCAAAACCGCCAACGGCCGGCGGAAGAGCACTGGCGCGCCCTGGAACGGGAATTGCTCCAGTTCAATTACCGGCGGATGGCCTTCTCCGCGGCGGCCGAGCGCGCGCTGGACGAGGGGCGTGAAGGCAAGGCGCGCCGCTTCATGCGTGGCGCACTCGGCGACATCCGCACTTGCCTGGCGATCCTGCGACTGCTGGGGCGCTGCGGGCGGCACGATCAGGATTTGCATCCCAGCATGCGGCCGACACTACTGTTTGATAGCGCGCGGCTACGAGCCCAGTTGCGCGTGGTGGAAGGCCGCTACGAGGAAGCGGTGGAAGTGGCCGATACGGGGGCAGCGCGGCTGGAGCAACTGCTAGCGGACCTTGGTTACGAGCATGAGCAACGCGAGGGGGACGCCGGGCTGCGGTACCTGCGGACCATGAGTCTGCGCCTGAGACACAACTACGGCATCACGCACACGTTGCGGGAGCAACTCGACGAGGCGATCGAGCGCGAGGACTTCGAAGAAGCAGCCCGCCTGCGGGACGAACTTGCCCAGCGTGCGCAGCGCCGCCCAAGCTCCAAGCGGCGTCGGGCGTAA
- a CDS encoding HU family DNA-binding protein yields MAKAAKKAAKPAAAKSVTKARTKSEIYAHLAETAGLTRKQVAGVFDEMAGLIRKDLGKGPGVFTVPGLMKITVQKRPAVKAHTKPDPFHPGEMMQVKAKPARKVVKVRPLKNLKEMV; encoded by the coding sequence ATGGCAAAGGCAGCGAAGAAGGCGGCCAAGCCGGCCGCCGCCAAGTCGGTCACCAAGGCCCGCACCAAGTCGGAGATCTATGCCCACCTCGCCGAAACCGCCGGCTTGACTCGCAAGCAGGTTGCTGGCGTCTTCGACGAGATGGCCGGCCTGATCCGCAAGGATCTTGGCAAGGGTCCCGGTGTCTTTACCGTCCCCGGTCTGATGAAGATCACCGTACAGAAGCGTCCTGCCGTCAAAGCCCACACCAAACCCGATCCATTCCACCCGGGCGAGATGATGCAGGTCAAGGCCAAGCCGGCCCGCAAGGTCGTCAAGGTCCGTCCGCTCAAGAACCTGAAGGAAATGGTCTAG
- a CDS encoding LOG family protein yields the protein MSDSVSARNDTEWRRRRSETIAAFAGEFLRGPNQELFEQMLVTLTRLAREDAERGDVMLLTKALSELRYALKTFVPYRAIRKVSIFGSARTPEHHPDYQSAVAFSRRMSEVGWMVITGAGDGIMKAGHGGAGREASFGVAISLPFEQKTNTIIADDAKLMNFRYFFTRKLMFMKESSAVALYPGGFGTQDEGFEALTLIQTGKAPIVPIVMVEQPGGTYWLQWRAYVKSELLGAGMISPEDMYLFRITDDVDVAVREVTDFYRVYHSMRYVGDDLVLRLQYPPSTDLLTRLNDEFGQILTGGRITSSPPLSQEGGELPELARVCLRFDRRSCGRLRRLIDLLNTAPPPPGWQAPPRTLVAVPTDLAGEETPKK from the coding sequence GTGAGTGATAGTGTTTCAGCCCGGAACGATACGGAATGGCGGCGGCGGCGCTCGGAGACCATTGCAGCGTTCGCCGGCGAGTTCCTGCGTGGCCCGAACCAGGAGTTGTTCGAGCAGATGCTGGTCACGCTGACGCGCCTGGCGCGCGAAGATGCCGAGCGCGGCGACGTGATGCTCCTGACCAAAGCGCTCTCCGAGCTGCGCTATGCATTGAAGACCTTCGTCCCTTATCGTGCCATTCGCAAGGTCAGCATCTTCGGCTCGGCGCGCACCCCCGAACACCACCCCGATTACCAGTCGGCCGTGGCCTTCAGCCGGCGCATGAGCGAGGTGGGTTGGATGGTGATCACCGGGGCGGGGGACGGCATCATGAAGGCCGGCCATGGTGGGGCAGGGCGTGAAGCGAGTTTCGGCGTCGCGATCAGTCTGCCCTTTGAGCAGAAGACGAACACCATCATCGCGGACGACGCGAAGCTCATGAACTTCCGCTATTTCTTCACGCGCAAGCTGATGTTCATGAAGGAATCCTCGGCGGTGGCCCTCTACCCGGGCGGCTTTGGCACGCAGGATGAGGGCTTTGAGGCCCTGACCCTGATTCAGACCGGTAAAGCGCCTATCGTTCCGATCGTCATGGTTGAGCAGCCCGGCGGCACCTATTGGCTCCAGTGGCGGGCGTACGTGAAGAGCGAGCTGCTCGGCGCCGGCATGATCAGTCCCGAAGACATGTACCTGTTCCGAATCACCGACGATGTCGACGTAGCCGTCCGCGAGGTGACTGATTTTTATCGTGTGTACCACTCCATGCGGTATGTCGGGGACGACCTCGTACTGCGGTTGCAATACCCGCCGTCGACGGACCTGCTGACCCGTCTGAACGACGAATTCGGCCAGATCCTGACCGGTGGGCGTATTACGAGTTCGCCCCCGCTCTCCCAGGAGGGCGGCGAACTGCCCGAACTCGCCCGTGTCTGCCTGCGGTTTGACCGACGGAGTTGCGGGCGGTTGCGCCGTCTCATCGACCTGCTCAACACTGCACCGCCGCCACCGGGGTGGCAGGCCCCACCGCGAACGCTCGTGGCCGTACCGACGGACCTCGCCGGCGAGGAAACGCCGAAAAAATAG
- a CDS encoding glycosyltransferase — translation MQTETLAEFSIAAYLAVLTLICVYGAHRYFLVLLYWSVRRQAPQPAGRFAELPPVTVQLPMFNEQYVAERIIAAATALDYPRDRLQIQVLDDSTDDTRVIAADAVARLKAAGYNIVYLHRTDRTGYKAGALEAATATATGDFIAIFDADFLPPPNILRDTIEYFTDPRIGMVQTRWDHLNRDLSALTQAQAILLDGHFVIEHTARNRTGRYMSFNGTAGIWRKTAIADAGGWQHDTLTEDLDLSYRAQLRGWQFVFLPALTAPAELPPEMNAFKAQQHRWTKGGAQTCVKLLPRVLRSTLPWRVKLEACFHLTSGVAYILVVLLSLLIGPALLGKVVLDRPPSPWVLWFELALFLIGFGSTIAFYLVSQTALLRSWWRTLTFVPALMAVGIGIAFNNALAALDGFFGRTGEFVRTPKFGDASIQNGAWRSRLRGLRIRSTWRAWAEIGMGFYLLGCFVAVFFFEHWVDRVSMALPFLAIFVVGYFYVALQTLYTQWLSHRGPVSTLTT, via the coding sequence ATGCAGACGGAAACGCTGGCCGAATTCTCCATCGCCGCTTATCTGGCGGTTCTGACGCTGATCTGCGTGTACGGTGCGCACCGTTACTTCCTGGTGCTGCTGTACTGGAGCGTTCGCCGACAAGCTCCTCAGCCGGCGGGGCGTTTCGCCGAACTTCCACCCGTCACCGTACAACTCCCCATGTTCAATGAGCAGTACGTGGCCGAGCGCATCATCGCCGCCGCGACAGCACTCGACTATCCCCGGGATCGCCTGCAAATCCAGGTTCTCGACGACTCGACGGATGATACCCGGGTGATTGCCGCCGACGCAGTCGCGCGGCTGAAGGCCGCCGGGTACAACATCGTGTACCTGCATCGCACCGACCGCACGGGCTACAAAGCCGGCGCGCTCGAAGCCGCCACCGCCACCGCCACCGGCGACTTCATCGCCATCTTCGACGCCGATTTCCTGCCGCCTCCAAACATCCTGCGCGACACGATCGAGTACTTCACCGATCCACGCATCGGCATGGTGCAGACCCGCTGGGATCATCTCAACCGCGATCTCTCCGCCCTGACCCAGGCGCAGGCCATCCTGCTCGACGGGCACTTCGTGATCGAGCACACCGCCCGCAATCGCACCGGACGGTACATGAGCTTCAACGGCACGGCCGGTATCTGGCGTAAAACCGCGATCGCCGACGCCGGCGGCTGGCAGCACGACACACTGACGGAAGACCTTGATCTGTCCTACCGCGCACAGCTCCGCGGCTGGCAGTTCGTCTTTCTGCCTGCCTTGACAGCACCGGCCGAGCTTCCCCCGGAAATGAACGCCTTCAAGGCACAGCAGCACCGCTGGACCAAGGGTGGCGCACAGACCTGCGTGAAACTCCTGCCGCGCGTCCTGCGCAGTACCCTGCCGTGGCGGGTCAAGCTCGAGGCCTGCTTCCATCTCACCAGCGGTGTGGCCTACATTCTGGTCGTGCTGTTGAGTCTGCTGATCGGTCCGGCCCTGCTTGGCAAGGTCGTACTCGACCGTCCACCAAGCCCGTGGGTCCTTTGGTTTGAACTGGCTCTGTTTCTGATCGGCTTCGGTTCCACCATCGCCTTCTACCTCGTCAGTCAGACGGCGCTGCTGCGAAGCTGGTGGCGCACGCTCACGTTCGTACCCGCCTTGATGGCGGTCGGTATCGGCATCGCTTTCAACAATGCGCTTGCAGCCCTGGATGGCTTTTTCGGTCGTACCGGGGAGTTCGTTCGGACGCCGAAATTCGGAGATGCAAGTATCCAGAATGGGGCATGGCGGAGTCGGCTGCGCGGCCTGCGAATTCGCAGTACCTGGCGGGCGTGGGCCGAGATCGGCATGGGTTTCTACCTGCTCGGCTGTTTCGTGGCGGTGTTCTTCTTCGAGCACTGGGTTGACCGCGTCTCGATGGCCCTCCCCTTCCTCGCGATCTTCGTGGTCGGCTACTTCTACGTCGCCCTCCAGACCTTGTACACCCAGTGGCTTTCCCACCGTGGGCCCGTCTCGACCCTCACAACGTAA
- the fliM gene encoding flagellar motor switch protein FliM, protein MGDVLDQSEIDALLASVAQEGVAAPARAVETAALFPETPTRLDVSTYDFKRPERVSKDHIRALGSIHDGFARNFGATLSGFLRTIIDVRVVGVEQLTYSEFIHSLPNPTCFVIMHAPPLEGQMCVEISPLIVYPIIDRLLGGNSAEMFIPQRPLTAIEWRLMRRLINKALEHLSEVWKNLVDANFDVVETESNPQLVHIVAPTEVVVFITFEIKMGQCAGTMSICIPFNTIESVLSKLTTQSWFGYTRKSSSESVRKRIVRNLTHSKVGLTTYLGRAQITLSDLQSLRPGDIIQLEKHVQQDLILRVEGKNKFAGKAGQLRGRRALRITRTAEADEVL, encoded by the coding sequence ATGGGCGACGTACTCGACCAGAGCGAGATTGATGCGCTGCTTGCTTCCGTAGCGCAGGAAGGGGTGGCGGCGCCCGCCCGCGCCGTCGAAACCGCGGCGCTCTTTCCCGAAACTCCGACGCGTCTTGACGTCAGCACTTACGACTTCAAGCGGCCGGAGCGCGTCAGTAAGGATCATATCCGTGCGCTCGGGTCGATCCACGACGGCTTCGCCCGCAACTTCGGGGCGACACTCTCGGGCTTCCTGAGAACGATCATCGACGTCCGCGTGGTGGGTGTGGAACAACTGACGTACAGCGAGTTCATTCACTCGTTGCCGAATCCGACCTGCTTCGTGATCATGCATGCCCCGCCGCTTGAAGGGCAGATGTGCGTCGAGATCAGCCCGCTGATCGTCTACCCCATCATCGACCGCCTGCTCGGTGGCAACAGTGCCGAGATGTTCATCCCCCAGCGGCCGCTGACGGCGATCGAGTGGCGGCTCATGCGGCGGCTGATCAACAAGGCGCTGGAGCACCTCTCCGAGGTTTGGAAAAACCTGGTCGATGCGAACTTCGATGTCGTGGAAACGGAGAGCAATCCGCAACTGGTTCACATCGTCGCGCCCACCGAGGTGGTGGTCTTCATCACGTTCGAAATCAAGATGGGGCAGTGTGCGGGAACCATGAGCATCTGTATCCCGTTCAATACGATTGAGTCGGTGCTCAGCAAGCTCACGACGCAGTCCTGGTTCGGTTACACGCGCAAGTCGTCGAGCGAATCGGTGCGCAAGCGGATTGTCCGCAACCTGACGCATTCGAAGGTTGGTCTCACCACCTACCTCGGACGTGCCCAGATCACGCTGAGTGATCTGCAGTCGCTGCGGCCGGGGGATATCATCCAGCTTGAGAAGCACGTGCAACAGGATCTCATTCTACGGGTCGAGGGGAAGAACAAGTTCGCGGGCAAGGCCGGGCAACTCCGCGGGCGCCGCGCCCTGCGTATCACGCGGACGGCCGAGGCCGACGAAGTGCTCTAA
- a CDS encoding PEP-CTERM sorting domain-containing protein produces the protein MRGNWQWAGVAALFLGTYAAVATAGPTVIFSNIQTSPTSDVPGLPGEKFRTGTGNMFERPYLSPDGSRWIFRARLEGAALTADEIIVVGGGTNGAGANVVLREGTATFFDGSINWNTIDSAMGINDSGSFAFTADTTAATTMDDVVVRWSGGGWELIAREGSPIPGHPDSLSWGSANDSIHILANGDVRFRSATLPGATTQQLLWNAVDLNNGTLIAQTDVTVPAGQLVPPPQTIDLLTANRFRSDATGANFIYHGDLNGPTTTDLFIIVNRDVVAQEGVPLPNSGFAENVSTFSADNGSQQISPYNGHYIFRGSNQGTNADWVYLDGQVVATKGAPIFPGATEVWDDARYAPGYFLNVVNSHGDFVIGGLTNSPDDTRDAVLVYNNEFVLVREGDPVDVSGNGLFDDDAYIRVFNNDDAVLTDDGWFYFTADLQNGAGQSIGQAYLVLLVPEPTAMMLLGFAGVLIRRR, from the coding sequence ATGCGTGGAAACTGGCAGTGGGCTGGCGTGGCAGCCCTGTTTCTGGGTACGTACGCCGCGGTCGCAACAGCGGGTCCGACCGTGATTTTTTCTAACATTCAGACGTCTCCGACATCGGATGTGCCGGGCCTGCCCGGCGAGAAGTTCCGTACGGGTACGGGCAACATGTTCGAGCGGCCGTACCTGAGTCCGGATGGTTCGCGGTGGATCTTCCGAGCGCGTTTGGAGGGTGCCGCGCTCACCGCTGACGAGATCATCGTGGTCGGTGGGGGCACCAATGGTGCGGGTGCCAACGTGGTGTTGCGGGAGGGGACGGCGACCTTCTTCGACGGCAGCATCAACTGGAACACGATTGATTCCGCGATGGGTATCAACGATTCCGGCAGTTTCGCCTTCACCGCGGATACGACGGCTGCGACCACCATGGATGATGTGGTGGTGCGCTGGAGCGGTGGCGGGTGGGAGCTGATCGCCCGCGAAGGCAGCCCGATTCCCGGCCACCCCGATAGTCTTTCCTGGGGTTCGGCGAACGACTCCATCCACATTCTTGCGAATGGCGACGTGCGTTTCCGTTCGGCTACGCTGCCGGGTGCGACCACGCAGCAGTTGCTGTGGAACGCGGTGGATCTCAACAACGGCACACTGATTGCGCAAACCGACGTGACGGTACCGGCCGGCCAGCTTGTGCCGCCGCCGCAGACGATCGACCTCCTGACGGCCAACCGGTTCCGTTCGGATGCGACGGGTGCGAACTTCATCTACCACGGTGACCTCAACGGCCCCACCACGACGGACCTGTTCATCATCGTGAATCGCGATGTCGTGGCGCAGGAAGGTGTACCTCTGCCCAACTCCGGTTTTGCTGAGAACGTCTCCACCTTCAGCGCTGACAACGGCAGCCAGCAGATCTCACCGTACAATGGCCACTACATCTTCCGCGGTTCAAACCAGGGCACCAACGCGGACTGGGTGTATCTCGATGGCCAGGTTGTGGCGACGAAAGGCGCCCCGATCTTTCCCGGCGCGACGGAGGTCTGGGATGATGCCCGGTATGCCCCCGGGTATTTCCTCAACGTAGTCAACAGTCATGGCGACTTTGTGATCGGCGGACTGACAAACAGTCCTGACGACACCCGGGACGCGGTGCTGGTCTACAACAACGAGTTCGTGCTGGTACGCGAAGGTGATCCGGTCGACGTTTCTGGCAACGGTCTCTTCGACGACGACGCCTACATCCGCGTTTTCAATAACGATGATGCCGTGCTCACGGATGACGGCTGGTTCTACTTCACGGCGGACCTGCAGAATGGCGCCGGGCAGAGCATTGGCCAGGCGTACCTGGTGCTGCTGGTGCCCGAGCCGACGGCGATGATGCTGCTTGGATTCGCGGGTGTGCTGATCCGCCGCCGCTAG
- the xylA gene encoding xylose isomerase — translation MTQYFPEIGRIVYEGPDSRNPLAFKHYQPDEIIAGKPMRAHLRFAVCYWHTFQGLGGDPFGPGSILRDYHRGSDPLAIAEQTLRAAFEFFTKLGVEFWCFHDRDIAPEADTLIETNKRLDRIVKLAGQLQNDHNVKLLWGTTNAFSHRRFMAGAATNPNPAIFAYAAAQVKKAMECTHALGGAGYVFWGGREGYDTLLNTDLKRELDHLGRFLQMAVDYRKTLGFSGQLYIEPKPKEPTKHQYDFDAGNCHAFLQKYGLAGDFKLNIEANHATLAGHTFQHELEYAVANGLLGSVDANRGDLLLGWDTDQFPTDLYDTALAMYTILKGGGFETGGLNFDAKVRRQSIDPVDLFHAHIGAMDAFARGLKIAARMLSDGYFSDHVRQRYVGWDSGLGEKIERGAIGFAELEQYTLQHGEPPVVSGRQELLENMLNEYIR, via the coding sequence GTGACGCAGTATTTCCCCGAGATCGGCCGTATCGTGTACGAGGGGCCGGATTCGCGTAACCCACTTGCGTTCAAGCACTACCAGCCGGACGAAATCATTGCGGGCAAGCCGATGCGGGCGCACCTGCGCTTCGCAGTGTGCTACTGGCACACGTTTCAGGGGCTGGGTGGTGATCCATTTGGACCGGGGTCGATCCTCCGTGACTATCACCGCGGCAGCGACCCGCTGGCGATAGCCGAACAAACGCTGCGGGCGGCGTTCGAATTCTTCACAAAGCTCGGCGTCGAGTTCTGGTGCTTTCATGATCGCGATATTGCGCCGGAGGCCGACACCCTCATCGAGACAAACAAGCGCCTCGACCGGATCGTCAAGCTCGCCGGGCAGTTGCAGAACGACCACAACGTCAAGTTACTCTGGGGCACGACGAATGCCTTTTCTCACCGGCGGTTCATGGCCGGGGCCGCGACCAACCCCAATCCGGCGATTTTCGCGTATGCCGCGGCGCAGGTGAAAAAGGCGATGGAGTGCACGCATGCCCTGGGGGGGGCGGGCTACGTCTTCTGGGGGGGGCGTGAGGGCTATGACACGCTGCTCAACACCGATCTGAAACGCGAGTTGGATCACCTCGGCCGCTTTCTCCAGATGGCGGTCGACTATCGTAAGACACTGGGTTTCAGCGGTCAGCTCTACATCGAGCCGAAGCCCAAGGAACCGACCAAGCATCAGTACGACTTTGATGCCGGAAACTGCCATGCCTTCCTGCAAAAGTACGGCTTGGCGGGTGATTTCAAGCTCAACATCGAGGCGAATCACGCAACGCTGGCGGGCCACACGTTCCAGCATGAACTCGAGTACGCGGTGGCGAATGGCCTGCTGGGGTCGGTGGACGCCAACCGGGGCGACCTGTTGCTAGGATGGGACACGGATCAGTTCCCGACCGACTTGTATGACACGGCTTTGGCGATGTACACGATTCTCAAGGGCGGGGGCTTCGAAACCGGCGGTCTGAATTTCGACGCCAAAGTGCGACGGCAATCCATCGATCCTGTCGACCTGTTCCATGCCCATATTGGTGCCATGGACGCCTTTGCGAGGGGTTTGAAAATCGCGGCACGGATGCTTTCCGACGGCTACTTCTCGGACCATGTGCGACAACGGTATGTCGGTTGGGACAGCGGCCTCGGGGAGAAGATCGAGCGCGGTGCGATCGGTTTTGCCGAGTTGGAGCAGTACACCCTGCAACATGGTGAACCTCCGGTTGTCAGCGGGCGCCAGGAACTGCTCGAAAACATGCTGAATGAGTACATTCGCTAG